A portion of the Kribbella jejuensis genome contains these proteins:
- a CDS encoding GNAT family N-acetyltransferase, translating into MTVEIRDATADDWPAIWPFFHQIVAARETYTYDPELTEEQAQALWMSPSSSPLARTTVAVDADGTVLGSANMYPNRPGPGRHVASASFMVDSAARGKGVGRALCEDMIAWAGRTGFRSIQFNAVVETNHPAVHLWQSLGFRIAGTVPEAFDHPKLGYVGLHVMYRPLP; encoded by the coding sequence ATGACTGTCGAAATCAGGGACGCGACCGCTGACGACTGGCCGGCCATCTGGCCGTTCTTTCATCAGATCGTCGCCGCGCGCGAGACGTACACCTACGATCCGGAGCTCACCGAGGAGCAGGCGCAGGCGCTGTGGATGTCGCCGTCCAGCTCACCGTTGGCCCGGACGACGGTCGCGGTCGATGCCGACGGCACCGTTCTCGGCAGCGCCAACATGTACCCGAACCGGCCCGGTCCCGGCCGGCATGTGGCCAGCGCCAGCTTCATGGTCGACAGCGCGGCCCGCGGCAAGGGTGTCGGGCGGGCGCTCTGCGAGGACATGATCGCCTGGGCCGGCCGGACCGGGTTCCGCTCGATCCAGTTCAACGCGGTGGTCGAGACGAACCACCCCGCCGTACACCTCTGGCAGTCCCTAGGCTTCCGCATCGCCGGCACAGTCCCAGAAGCCTTCGACCACCCAAAACTCGGTTACGTCGGTCTGCACGTCATGTACCGTCCTTTGCCATGA
- a CDS encoding calcium:proton antiporter codes for MSRSVIQGLPRWTLVVPVLAFLDLVLSWHRHLGTVLLILVCVGLGAAVFAAVHHAEVVAHKVGEPFGTLILALAVTVIEVALIVTLMASGGDKAASLARDTVFAAVMITCNGILGLALVVGSLRHRVQGFRVQASYSALTVMTALVTLSLVLPTFTTSAPGPRFSAAQLAFAGVTSLVLYGVFVFIQTIRHRDYFLPVSPDGDVDEDEDHHAAAPSTATALLSLALLFVCLISVVGLAKTVSPNLEHAVQSAGLPLSVVGVVIAMLVLLPETIAAVRAALRNRLQTSVNLALGSALASIGLTIPAIAIASIWLSGPLVLGLGGKEMVLFALTVVTGMLTLSTGRATLLQGAVHLSVFSAFIFLAISP; via the coding sequence ATGAGTAGATCCGTGATCCAAGGTCTCCCGCGCTGGACCCTCGTTGTGCCCGTGCTCGCCTTTCTCGATCTGGTGTTGTCGTGGCATCGCCACCTCGGCACGGTGCTGCTGATTCTGGTCTGCGTCGGGCTCGGCGCGGCCGTGTTCGCGGCCGTCCACCACGCCGAGGTCGTCGCGCACAAGGTCGGTGAGCCGTTCGGGACGTTGATCCTGGCGCTCGCGGTCACGGTCATCGAGGTCGCGCTGATCGTGACGCTGATGGCGTCCGGTGGCGACAAGGCCGCGTCGCTCGCGCGGGACACCGTGTTCGCAGCGGTGATGATCACCTGCAACGGCATCCTCGGCCTCGCGCTGGTCGTGGGCTCGTTGCGCCACCGCGTGCAAGGCTTCCGCGTACAGGCGTCGTACTCCGCCCTCACGGTGATGACCGCGCTGGTCACGCTCAGCCTGGTGCTGCCGACGTTCACCACGAGCGCGCCGGGGCCGCGGTTCAGTGCGGCGCAGCTCGCGTTCGCCGGGGTCACCTCGCTCGTGCTGTACGGCGTGTTCGTGTTCATCCAGACGATCCGGCACCGCGACTACTTCCTCCCGGTCAGCCCGGACGGTGACGTCGACGAGGACGAGGACCACCACGCCGCCGCACCGAGCACGGCGACCGCCCTGCTCAGCCTCGCGCTGCTGTTCGTCTGCCTGATCTCGGTAGTAGGCCTCGCGAAGACCGTCTCGCCCAACCTGGAACACGCTGTCCAGTCGGCCGGGCTGCCACTGTCGGTGGTCGGTGTCGTGATCGCGATGCTCGTACTGCTGCCGGAGACGATTGCCGCCGTCCGCGCCGCGCTGCGGAATCGCCTCCAGACGAGCGTCAACCTCGCGCTCGGCTCGGCGCTGGCCAGCATCGGCCTGACCATCCCCGCGATCGCGATCGCCTCGATCTGGCTGAGCGGACCGCTCGTCCTCGGCCTCGGCGGCAAGGAGATGGTGCTGTTCGCGCTGACCGTCGTGACCGGCATGCTCACGCTGTCGACCGGCCGCGCGACGCTACTGCAAGGCGCCGTTCACCTGTCCGTGTTCAGCGCCTTCATCTTCCTCGCGATCAGCCCCTAG